The following are from one region of the Biomphalaria glabrata chromosome 12, xgBioGlab47.1, whole genome shotgun sequence genome:
- the LOC106068379 gene encoding tripartite motif containing 13-like has translation MGNRNSTSTSVLYRPSLSLLELSRSPEEDEANYVREREVDKYMTKKLGKLLLTCDICCNLFDFAEHAPKSLSCQHTICLYCLKNIHERDGRNRELPCPKCRRVFRWEGSLKDVPNDHKIVKLIDFLAENAKGNVNVCLSHGLKRLKLFCTTCEAPLCKECSTTNHTAGHRFVAIEEGMAPKLETATEILTEARLVLSKLQQRQSSLLDMMGNINIMKDISEVEIDEIFEGLRLDLDIRKNQLKDILHEKCASSKAKITERRKQLSHIEGVYKKQAMNLATAVEKKDFVRLCTLMMTSQQVHESVWPMADYDDEDLEPHIAFNIPQNMHLVTQLKNIGEIEEKPLSEDDIETSVLEGSKLDHAFGVCFPFITPE, from the exons ATGGGAAACAGAAACAGCACCAGTACCAGTGTGTTGTATAGACCATCTTTGTCGTTATTGGAGTT GAGTAGGTCACCAGAGGAGGATGAAGCCAATTacgtaagagaaagagaggtagaCAAATACATGACCAAGAAACTGGGTAAACTGCTGCTGACCTGTGACATCTGCTGCAATTTGTTTGATTTCGCGGAGCACGCACCCAAGTCTTTAAGCTGCCAGCATACCATCTGTTTATACTGTTTGAAGAATATCCACGAGAGAGATGGTAGAAACAGAGAGCTGCCTTGCCCCAAGTGTCGACGTGTCTTCCGATGGGAGGGCAGCCTCAAAGATGTCCCGAACGACCACAAAATTGTGAAGCTCATAGATTTTCTAGCCGAGAATGCTAAGGGCAATGTCAATGTTTGCTTGTCTCATGGACTGAAACGTTTGAAGCTATTTTGCACTACTTGCGAGGCCCCTCTTTGTAAAGAGTGCAGCACCACGAATCACACAGCAGGTCACAGATTCGTTGCCATTGAAGAAGGGATGGCGCCTAAGCTAGAAACAGCAACGGAGATATTGACGGAGGCCAGACTAGTTTTGTCAAAGCTCCAGCAGCGACAGTCAAGTCTTCTTGATATGATGGGAAATATCAACATAATGAAGGACATTAGTGAAGTGGAGATCGATGAAATATTTGAAGGACTTAGACTGGACCTGGACATTCGTAAAAACCAGCTGAAAGATATACTCCACGAGAAGTGCGCCTCAAGCAAAGCCAAAATCACCGAAAGACGCAAACAGCTGAGTCACATTGAAGGCGTCTACAAGAAGCAGGCAATGAACCTCGCAACTGCGGTGGAGAAGAAAGATTTCGTTCGGCTGTGCACGCTGATGATGACCTCTCAGCAGGTTCATGAATCCGTGTGGCCCATGGCCGACTATGATGATGAGGATTTGGAGCCGCACATCGCCTTCAATATTCCCCAAAATATGCATCTTGTCACGCAGCTTAAGAACATTGGTGAGATTGAAGAAAAACCGTTATCGGAAGACGACATTGAAACGAGCGTACTGGAAGG GTCAAAGCTGGATCACGCCTTTGGAGTGTGCTTCCCATTCATTACACCGGAGTGA